A genome region from Bombilactobacillus bombi includes the following:
- a CDS encoding APC family permease, protein MHNHRKMSLFSIVMMALSALIGSGWLFGSWEASKLAGPAAILSWALGGLIIGAIAYNYVEIGTMFPESGGMSKYAQYSHGSLLGFIAGWANWVSLVTIIPIEAVATVQYMSTWPWEWANWTRQFVAQGQVTTSGLMVVFVIIIIFTLINYGSITLMTHFTSLISLFKIGLPILTIIILTCSSFHPGNYGSNLQEFFPYGTAPVLAATSVAGIIFSFNAFQTVINMGSEIKKPERYIGLGITISLLIAGVIYLLLQSAFITSIPPKSLANGWQHITFDSPFADLAILLGINWLAILLYIDAFVSPFGTGVSFVASAARALAAMEDNGHLPHFLGKMNSKYRIPRIAMVVNAILSMVMVALFRSWSLLATVLSAATLIAYLTGPVTAVALRKIGPQLFRPIKLKHLSVVAPLSFVLASLAIYWSMWPTTIEVIGIILLGLPIYLFYEQKNHFQQFRLHWQASLWMIIYLIVISLLSYGGSQEFGGQNWLHYPWDQLVIVVISLGFYYWGSHSGVITADFEQAKKLNQKAKVLAQKDNAE, encoded by the coding sequence ATGCACAATCATCGAAAAATGAGCTTGTTTTCGATTGTAATGATGGCTTTGAGTGCTTTAATTGGTTCGGGCTGGTTATTTGGTTCTTGGGAAGCTTCTAAGTTGGCTGGCCCAGCCGCAATTTTATCTTGGGCATTAGGTGGACTAATTATTGGCGCCATTGCTTACAATTACGTCGAAATTGGCACGATGTTTCCAGAATCTGGCGGAATGAGCAAATATGCCCAATATTCTCACGGTTCGTTATTGGGCTTTATCGCTGGTTGGGCTAACTGGGTATCATTAGTGACGATTATTCCTATAGAAGCAGTAGCAACAGTTCAATATATGAGTACTTGGCCTTGGGAGTGGGCTAATTGGACTCGCCAATTTGTAGCACAAGGCCAAGTGACTACTTCGGGTTTAATGGTTGTCTTTGTAATTATTATTATTTTTACTTTAATTAATTATGGCTCCATTACTTTGATGACGCATTTTACTTCTTTAATTTCACTATTTAAAATCGGCTTGCCCATTTTAACAATTATTATTTTAACGTGTTCTAGTTTTCATCCGGGTAATTATGGCAGTAATTTACAGGAGTTTTTTCCTTATGGAACAGCGCCAGTATTAGCAGCAACTTCAGTGGCGGGTATTATTTTTTCATTTAATGCTTTTCAAACGGTTATCAATATGGGGAGTGAAATCAAAAAACCAGAACGTTACATTGGTTTGGGTATCACTATTTCGCTGTTAATTGCTGGTGTTATCTACTTATTATTACAAAGTGCATTTATTACTTCCATCCCGCCTAAATCATTAGCAAATGGCTGGCAGCACATCACATTTGATTCTCCTTTTGCTGATTTAGCAATTTTATTAGGCATTAATTGGTTGGCAATTTTGTTATACATTGATGCTTTTGTTTCCCCGTTTGGCACCGGAGTTTCCTTTGTGGCGTCAGCAGCCAGGGCTTTAGCTGCGATGGAAGATAACGGACATTTGCCTCACTTTTTAGGAAAAATGAATTCCAAATATCGAATTCCTAGAATAGCGATGGTAGTTAATGCAATTTTAAGTATGGTGATGGTAGCCTTGTTTAGATCATGGTCGTTATTAGCGACAGTTTTATCAGCAGCCACCTTAATTGCGTATCTTACCGGACCAGTTACAGCAGTAGCTTTACGTAAAATTGGGCCCCAACTATTTCGACCAATTAAGTTGAAGCACTTATCTGTAGTAGCACCATTATCTTTTGTGCTGGCGTCTTTGGCTATTTATTGGTCAATGTGGCCGACAACGATTGAAGTGATTGGAATCATTCTTTTGGGTTTACCAATATATTTGTTTTACGAACAAAAAAATCACTTTCAACAATTTCGTTTGCACTGGCAAGCTAGTTTATGGATGATAATTTATTTAATAGTAATCTCACTGCTTTCTTATGGCGGCAGCCAGGAATTCGGCGGGCAAAATTGGCTGCATTATCCTTGGGATCAATTGGTGATTGTAGTTATTTCTTTAGGATTTTATTACTGGGGCAGCCATAGTGGGGTAATAACAGCTGACTTTGAACAAGCAAAAAAATTGAATCAAAAAGCAAAAGTATTAGCACAAAAAGATAATGCAGAATAA
- a CDS encoding SDR family NAD(P)-dependent oxidoreductase has translation MKRLENKVAIITGGAAGIGLATTKRFILEGAKVVFTDVNDTEGTKVQKELGNKAVFIKQNVASENDWIKVVQNTLDKFGKIDILFNNAGIYRIKPIIDISLDEWKQLLDININGVFLGMKHVLPKMASNNSGSVINASSIAGLIGSAGHVLYGASKGAVRIMSKDEAAEYATHNIRVNSIHPGYITTAMSDYASESLKLSKEELNKTYPLGRMGKPEEVANLVLFLASDEAAFITGTEIPIDGGFTSK, from the coding sequence ATGAAAAGATTAGAAAATAAAGTTGCCATTATCACTGGCGGAGCAGCTGGAATAGGTTTAGCTACCACAAAGCGATTCATTTTAGAAGGTGCAAAAGTAGTTTTTACTGATGTTAATGATACAGAAGGCACTAAAGTCCAAAAGGAATTAGGAAATAAGGCAGTCTTTATAAAACAAAATGTAGCTTCTGAAAATGATTGGATTAAAGTCGTTCAAAACACATTAGATAAATTTGGAAAAATTGATATTCTTTTTAATAATGCAGGCATTTATCGAATTAAGCCAATTATCGATATCTCATTAGATGAATGGAAACAATTACTAGATATAAATATTAATGGTGTTTTCTTAGGGATGAAACATGTTTTGCCCAAAATGGCTTCTAACAATTCTGGTTCTGTTATTAACGCTTCTTCTATTGCAGGATTAATCGGATCAGCAGGACATGTTTTATATGGTGCTAGCAAGGGAGCTGTTCGCATAATGAGTAAAGATGAAGCAGCAGAATACGCCACACACAATATTAGAGTCAATTCGATTCATCCTGGTTATATAACAACCGCCATGAGTGATTATGCCTCCGAATCTTTAAAATTATCTAAAGAAGAACTAAATAAAACTTATCCATTAGGTAGAATGGGTAAACCTGAAGAAGTAGCTAATTTAGTGCTTTTCTTGGCTAGTGATGAAGCAGCATTTATTACTGGTACAGAAATACCAATTGATGGAGGCTTCACTTCCAAATAG
- a CDS encoding helix-turn-helix transcriptional regulator produces MNNVRYYRKKMRLSQLDLANKIDVSRQTINMIENDKYNPTLALCLKLAHILKTDLNALFWEESSSKKS; encoded by the coding sequence ATGAATAATGTGCGCTATTATCGTAAAAAAATGAGACTTTCACAATTAGACTTAGCTAATAAGATTGATGTTTCTCGTCAAACAATTAATATGATTGAAAATGATAAGTATAATCCTACTTTAGCGTTATGTCTGAAGTTAGCACACATTTTAAAAACAGATTTAAATGCTTTATTTTGGGAAGAAAGCAGTTCAAAAAAAAGCTAA
- a CDS encoding CPBP family intramembrane glutamic endopeptidase: MLKQKSFNSLIRMWFLVQYFLEIAVIGILLMRRLLGVSWQNKPLGLVLTTCIFLLILTVPGVFLLNPHEAHSNQSKRWQRLLLRFNHYYQTLGQLIVLPTLLSMLCSFLPTEVTIFNNLILSLILIYSLVMYIPIGVLAFARIQSLLGRMLMSLIVAFLMLSLPLTGHTGFDPILLALSNSDIMAALSFVILTSIVMKIWGFELPKFSWAHNSQKGIILFLIIFSLITIIFNAFGTAESWQQILQLDFTIRSTSLTLLLNGLEAGILEEWLCRFVLLYLLLHALRNRLFQFDLAIIGSSLIFSLAHIPNLAVQSLDATILQAIFAFSLGILFAAIYLYTKAFWWPMLFHASMDILAFITSGKETMSIPTSFDWMILIITAIIFLGIAAFLLSGQRRETVKENFPELL, translated from the coding sequence ATGTTAAAACAAAAAAGCTTCAATTCTCTTATTCGAATGTGGTTTTTAGTACAATATTTTTTAGAAATAGCAGTTATTGGTATTCTATTAATGAGGCGCTTATTAGGAGTTAGTTGGCAAAATAAACCGTTAGGTCTCGTTTTAACTACTTGTATTTTCTTACTAATTTTAACCGTTCCTGGCGTTTTCTTGCTTAATCCTCATGAAGCACACTCAAATCAAAGCAAACGTTGGCAGCGGCTATTATTAAGATTTAATCACTATTATCAAACGTTGGGACAATTAATAGTTTTGCCTACACTGTTGAGTATGCTTTGTTCTTTTTTGCCAACAGAAGTCACAATATTTAACAATCTTATTTTGTCACTCATTCTTATTTATAGTTTAGTCATGTATATCCCTATCGGTGTTTTGGCATTTGCTCGTATTCAATCACTCTTAGGTCGAATGTTAATGTCATTGATCGTAGCTTTTTTAATGCTTAGTCTGCCTTTAACAGGTCACACCGGCTTTGATCCTATTCTATTAGCCCTTAGTAATAGTGATATAATGGCTGCTTTGAGTTTTGTCATTTTAACGAGTATCGTTATGAAAATTTGGGGGTTTGAACTCCCCAAATTTTCTTGGGCACATAATAGTCAAAAGGGAATAATCCTTTTTTTGATTATCTTTTCTCTTATTACTATTATCTTTAACGCCTTTGGAACCGCCGAGAGTTGGCAACAAATATTGCAATTAGATTTTACTATTCGTTCTACTTCTTTGACTTTACTTTTAAATGGATTAGAAGCAGGCATTTTAGAAGAATGGTTATGCCGTTTTGTCTTACTTTATCTATTACTCCATGCTTTACGAAATCGTTTATTCCAATTTGATTTAGCAATTATTGGTAGTTCTTTGATTTTTAGCTTGGCACATATTCCTAATTTAGCAGTTCAAAGTCTGGATGCAACTATTTTACAAGCAATTTTTGCTTTTAGCTTAGGAATCTTATTTGCTGCTATTTACCTGTACACCAAAGCTTTTTGGTGGCCAATGCTGTTTCATGCTAGTATGGACATACTGGCTTTTATCACCAGTGGTAAAGAAACTATGAGTATTCCTACTAGTTTTGATTGGATGATACTCATTATTACAGCTATTATTTTCTTGGGAATTGCTGCTTTTCTCTTAAGTGGCCAGCGACGCGAAACTGTTAAAGAAAATTTTCCAGAATTGCTGTAA